From Amyelois transitella isolate CPQ chromosome 4, ilAmyTran1.1, whole genome shotgun sequence, one genomic window encodes:
- the LOC132904375 gene encoding uncharacterized protein LOC132904375, translated as MGNVRRNYVTKMDHKFGAVENYVIKTTFIQATFTDRSISNSEFMEEDRDTYMAKSHSDNNRRYPLLQVSMPEEPRDFGVIGKLSFAWKGRFKISWRQLKESERISDLSKL; from the exons ATGGGGAATGTTAGACGGAATTATGTTACGAAGATGGACCACAAGTTTGGGGCAGTTGAAAATTATGTGATTAAGACTACCTTCATCCAGGCCACATTCACAGATAGAAGTATCTCTAATTCGGAGTTTATGGAGGAAGACAGGGATACATACATGGCCAAGTCGCATTCGGATAATAACCGACGTTACCCACTTCTCCAAGTTTCGATGCCGGAAGAACCAAGGGACTTTGG GGTAATTGGAAAGTTATCCTTTGCATGGAAGGGTCGTTTCAAAATATCTTGGAGGCAGCTCAAAGAGTCTGAGAGGATAAGTGATTTGTCCAAATTGTga